One Jannaschia sp. GRR-S6-38 genomic window carries:
- a CDS encoding NAD(P)H-dependent oxidoreductase, with protein MSPKRIVILDGHPAETSLSRAFAMAYAEAARGRGHVVRLHHLSEMRFDPDFGGGGYGNAKPLEPELEALLGDIEWAEHVVLAAPVWWGGLPARLKGLIDRAFLPGRTFDTRNTTAMGLPAPLLTGRTGRVFLTSDTPNWIYRLFYGSALMRQLTGQVLGFVGIRPARITHFAGATDAAPERITRWLRDVRRLGQAAA; from the coding sequence ATGTCCCCCAAACGCATCGTCATCCTCGACGGCCACCCCGCCGAGACCTCCCTCTCCCGCGCCTTCGCGATGGCCTATGCCGAGGCGGCCCGCGGCCGAGGCCATGTCGTCCGGCTGCACCATCTCAGCGAGATGCGCTTCGATCCCGATTTCGGCGGCGGCGGCTACGGCAACGCCAAGCCGCTGGAGCCGGAGCTCGAGGCGCTGCTCGGCGATATCGAATGGGCCGAGCATGTCGTGCTCGCCGCGCCGGTCTGGTGGGGCGGCCTGCCCGCGCGGCTGAAGGGGCTGATCGACCGCGCCTTCCTGCCGGGGCGGACTTTCGACACGCGAAACACCACGGCCATGGGCCTGCCCGCGCCGCTTCTGACCGGGCGCACGGGCCGCGTGTTCCTGACATCGGACACGCCGAACTGGATCTATCGGTTGTTCTACGGCAGCGCGCTGATGCGCCAGCTGACCGGACAGGTGCTGGGCTTCGTCGGCATCCGACCGGCCCGCATCACCCATTTCGCCGGCGCGACCGACGCCGCGCCCGAGCGCATCACCCGCTGGCTGCGGGACGTGCGCCGGTTGGGACAGGCGGCGGCCTGA
- the rpsO gene encoding 30S ribosomal protein S15 has translation MSITVEEKTRLIKEFATKDGDTGSPEVQIAILTSRIATLTEHFKTHKKDNHSRRGLLMMVAQRRKLLDYTRGKDEARYQEIIKRLGIRR, from the coding sequence ATGTCGATCACTGTCGAAGAGAAGACCCGTCTGATCAAGGAATTCGCCACCAAGGACGGCGATACCGGCTCGCCCGAAGTGCAGATCGCGATCCTGACCTCGCGCATCGCCACGCTGACCGAGCATTTCAAGACGCACAAGAAGGACAACCACTCGCGCCGTGGCCTTCTGATGATGGTGGCCCAGCGCCGCAAGCTGCTGGATTACACCCGCGGCAAGGACGAGGCGCGCTACCAGGAGATCATCAAGCGCCTCGGCATCCGCCGCTGA
- a CDS encoding calcium-binding protein: protein MFLIAGLLGMALSGVMMIAPLSFDADAEDPAPDPVEGDPVGEGASSPLSVALEGASGPGATADAQDMLAGDHLSDRLGGSAVDPIAFDSDAIFGGSGDDAMQGGDRNDLMLGGDGDDLASGGAGRDEIQGGGGDDTLFGGGGDDVLLGEEGDDLLGGGNGADLLSGGEGADRLGGGAGDDRLFGGLGADELAGGLGDDLLDGTVMENGFDVDTGDTLSGGDGDDTLAGDAGDVLIGGAGADHYLFRAAPVTLDPAASDAYAAPRIEDFDPEADLIEIEYEAAGTPPDLSISRTAEGSELRLDGELVAFVAGPAVVEAGHVSLVALA from the coding sequence ATGTTCCTGATCGCCGGTCTTCTGGGGATGGCCCTTTCGGGCGTGATGATGATCGCCCCGTTGAGCTTCGACGCCGATGCCGAGGATCCCGCACCCGACCCGGTCGAGGGCGATCCGGTCGGCGAGGGCGCGTCCTCGCCGCTGAGCGTCGCGCTGGAAGGCGCGTCCGGGCCGGGGGCCACGGCCGACGCGCAGGACATGCTGGCCGGCGATCACCTGAGCGACCGCCTGGGCGGATCTGCGGTCGACCCGATCGCCTTCGATTCCGACGCGATCTTCGGCGGGTCCGGCGACGACGCGATGCAGGGCGGCGACCGCAACGACCTGATGCTCGGCGGGGATGGCGACGATCTGGCATCCGGCGGCGCCGGCCGCGACGAGATCCAGGGCGGCGGCGGCGACGACACGCTGTTCGGCGGCGGCGGCGACGACGTCCTTCTGGGCGAGGAAGGCGACGACCTTCTGGGCGGCGGCAATGGCGCGGACCTGCTCTCGGGCGGCGAGGGCGCGGACCGGCTCGGCGGCGGGGCGGGCGACGACCGCCTGTTCGGCGGGCTGGGCGCGGACGAGCTGGCGGGCGGCCTGGGCGACGACCTACTGGACGGTACCGTGATGGAGAACGGGTTCGACGTCGACACGGGCGACACGCTGTCGGGCGGGGATGGAGACGATACGCTGGCCGGCGACGCGGGCGACGTGCTGATCGGCGGGGCCGGCGCGGATCACTACCTGTTCCGCGCGGCGCCCGTGACGCTGGATCCCGCCGCCTCCGATGCCTATGCCGCGCCCCGGATCGAGGATTTCGACCCGGAGGCCGATCTCATCGAGATCGAGTACGAAGCCGCGGGCACCCCGCCCGACCTGTCGATCAGCCGGACGGCCGAAGGCAGCGAGCTGCGCCTCGACGGCGAACTGGTGGCCTTCGTGGCGGGCCCGGCGGTCGTCGAGGCGGGCCATGTCTCGCTGGTCGCGCTGGCCTGA
- a CDS encoding alpha/beta hydrolase, producing the protein MPDLTRQMIEADDGTHIAVRTAGSGPPLLLLHGFPQNHRCWLKVLPRLAERFTCILPDLRGYGDSAAPADDATNSVYSKRRMAQDMVAVLDALGHDRAHVAGHDRGARVAYRFALDHPERVDLLAILEVIPTVEWWDRWNAETAYSAYHWTFLAQPAPLPERMIGADPAAWIDWTLSSWTKPKTLDPFEAGALASYRAQAASPDHLAAMCGDYRAGYFTDRRIDAADRAAGRRIAAPLHFIWGQHGFPAATGDPAAIWRNWADTVTDSSVDAGHFAMEEAPEEVAAALLAFFAG; encoded by the coding sequence ATGCCCGACCTGACCCGCCAGATGATCGAGGCCGATGACGGCACCCATATCGCGGTGCGCACTGCCGGATCGGGGCCGCCGCTTCTGTTGCTGCACGGCTTTCCGCAGAACCATCGCTGCTGGCTGAAGGTGCTGCCCCGGCTGGCCGAGCGCTTCACCTGCATCCTGCCGGACCTGCGCGGCTATGGCGACAGCGCCGCGCCCGCCGACGACGCGACGAATTCGGTCTATTCCAAGCGCCGGATGGCGCAGGATATGGTGGCCGTGCTGGATGCGCTGGGTCACGACCGCGCCCATGTGGCGGGGCACGACCGGGGCGCGCGCGTGGCCTATCGATTCGCGCTCGACCATCCCGAGCGGGTCGACCTGCTGGCCATCCTGGAGGTGATCCCGACCGTCGAATGGTGGGACCGCTGGAACGCCGAGACCGCCTACAGCGCCTATCACTGGACCTTCCTCGCCCAGCCCGCGCCGCTGCCCGAGCGGATGATCGGGGCGGATCCCGCCGCCTGGATCGACTGGACGCTGTCGTCCTGGACCAAGCCCAAGACGCTCGATCCGTTCGAGGCCGGGGCGCTCGCCAGCTACCGCGCGCAAGCGGCGAGCCCCGACCACCTGGCGGCGATGTGCGGCGATTACCGCGCGGGGTATTTCACCGACCGCCGGATCGACGCGGCCGATCGCGCGGCCGGCCGAAGGATCGCCGCGCCGCTGCATTTCATCTGGGGGCAGCACGGCTTTCCGGCCGCCACAGGCGACCCCGCCGCGATCTGGCGGAACTGGGCCGACACCGTCACCGACAGTTCGGTCGACGCCGGGCATTTCGCGATGGAGGAGGCGCCCGAGGAGGTCGCCGCCGCCCTGCTGGCCTTCTTCGCGGGCTGA
- a CDS encoding DUF1643 domain-containing protein — MITREFTKGDAPSTATYSADERYRYDLIRTWDGAGERINFVMLNPSTATELANDPTVERCERRARALGYGAFRVTNIFAYRATDPRDMRACPDPVGGSANDAAIRAAAHWADAVVCAWGVHGAHLDRGPAVERLLRATGRPLSMLGLSKDGHPKHPLYIGYAVRPQPWEAVRCPT; from the coding sequence ATGATCACCCGCGAATTCACCAAGGGCGACGCCCCGTCGACCGCCACCTATTCGGCGGATGAACGCTACCGCTACGACCTGATCCGCACCTGGGACGGCGCGGGCGAGCGGATCAACTTCGTGATGCTGAACCCCTCCACCGCGACGGAACTCGCCAACGACCCCACGGTCGAGCGCTGCGAGCGGCGCGCCCGCGCGCTGGGCTACGGCGCGTTCCGCGTGACCAATATCTTCGCCTACCGCGCCACCGATCCTCGCGACATGCGCGCCTGCCCGGACCCGGTGGGCGGGTCGGCCAACGACGCGGCGATCCGCGCGGCGGCGCATTGGGCGGATGCGGTGGTCTGCGCCTGGGGCGTACACGGCGCGCATCTGGACCGCGGCCCGGCGGTTGAGCGGTTGCTGCGCGCGACGGGGCGGCCGCTGAGCATGCTGGGCCTGTCGAAGGACGGGCATCCGAAGCATCCTCTCTATATCGGATACGCCGTCCGACCGCAGCCCTGGGAGGCCGTCCGATGCCCGACCTGA
- the truB gene encoding tRNA pseudouridine(55) synthase TruB codes for MARRKKGRDVHGWLVVDKPAGVTSTAVVGRVRWALDAKKAGHAGTLDPDATGVLAVALGEATKTVPFVTDAEKCYRFRVTWGAETASDDASGAVLERREARPDAAAIEAALPAFRGWIEQVPPQVSAVKVAGERAYDLAREGIEMELAARPLHVARLELVAADAEGAELEMVCGKGGYVRAIARDLGRALGCLGHVAWLRRTWSGPFRAEDGIAFAEIEALARTPDLEARLLPLEAGLEGLPMLPVTEAAATRLRHGNPAEVLTGAEHGATCWAALHGQAVAVGTYRAGLLHPTKVFVR; via the coding sequence ATGGCGCGCCGCAAGAAGGGGCGGGACGTCCATGGCTGGCTGGTCGTGGACAAGCCCGCGGGCGTAACCTCGACCGCGGTGGTGGGCCGCGTGCGCTGGGCGCTCGACGCGAAGAAGGCGGGCCATGCGGGCACGCTTGACCCCGATGCGACCGGCGTTCTGGCCGTCGCGCTGGGCGAGGCGACCAAGACCGTCCCCTTCGTGACCGACGCGGAAAAATGCTACCGCTTCCGGGTGACCTGGGGGGCCGAGACGGCGAGTGACGACGCTTCGGGCGCGGTGCTCGAGCGCCGCGAGGCGCGTCCGGATGCGGCGGCGATCGAAGCCGCGCTTCCGGCCTTCCGCGGCTGGATCGAACAGGTCCCGCCGCAGGTCTCGGCCGTGAAGGTCGCGGGCGAGCGCGCCTACGACCTCGCCCGCGAGGGCATCGAGATGGAGCTGGCCGCCCGCCCGCTGCATGTCGCGCGGTTGGAGCTCGTCGCGGCCGACGCGGAGGGCGCCGAGCTGGAGATGGTCTGCGGCAAAGGCGGATATGTGCGCGCCATCGCCCGCGACCTGGGCCGCGCGCTGGGTTGCCTCGGCCATGTCGCCTGGCTGCGCCGGACCTGGTCCGGCCCGTTCCGCGCCGAGGACGGCATCGCCTTCGCCGAGATCGAGGCGCTGGCCCGCACGCCGGACCTGGAGGCGCGGCTGCTGCCGCTGGAGGCCGGGCTGGAGGGCCTGCCGATGCTGCCGGTGACCGAGGCGGCCGCGACCCGGCTGCGCCACGGCAATCCCGCCGAGGTCCTGACCGGCGCGGAGCATGGCGCGACCTGCTGGGCGGCGCTTCACGGCCAGGCCGTCGCGGTCGGCACCTATCGCGCGGGGCTGCTGCATCCGACCAAGGTCTTCGTGCGCTGA
- a CDS encoding phosphodiester glycosidase family protein → MIRALAVAALGWLAAATAGAACEAVIHRDRAFTVCTADRDRHAIDLRLNGADGTPLGSFVELQRQTEAPIAFAMNGGMYHPDRRPVGLYVEDGVQLSGIVTREGPGNFGMLPNGVFCIAADGARVIESRAYAAAPPDCEDATQSGPMLVIDGALHPRFLPDSEFLNLRNGVGAAPDGRAVHFVISDEPVSFYEMATLFRDVLGVRDALYLDGRVSRLYAPALGRADPGRQMGPILVVTER, encoded by the coding sequence ATGATCCGCGCGCTGGCCGTCGCGGCGCTGGGCTGGCTGGCCGCCGCCACGGCGGGCGCGGCCTGCGAAGCCGTCATCCACCGGGACCGCGCCTTCACCGTCTGCACCGCCGATCGGGATCGCCATGCCATCGACCTGCGGCTCAACGGCGCCGACGGCACGCCGCTGGGCAGCTTCGTCGAGCTGCAGCGCCAGACCGAAGCGCCGATCGCCTTCGCCATGAACGGCGGCATGTACCATCCCGACCGGCGTCCCGTGGGCCTTTACGTCGAGGACGGGGTGCAGCTTTCCGGGATCGTGACCCGCGAGGGCCCGGGCAATTTCGGCATGCTGCCCAACGGCGTCTTCTGCATCGCGGCCGACGGCGCGCGGGTGATCGAAAGCCGCGCCTACGCCGCCGCGCCCCCGGACTGCGAGGACGCCACGCAATCGGGCCCGATGCTGGTCATCGACGGCGCGCTGCACCCGCGCTTCCTGCCCGACAGCGAATTCCTGAACCTGCGCAACGGCGTGGGCGCCGCGCCGGACGGGCGGGCGGTGCATTTCGTCATCTCGGACGAGCCGGTCAGCTTTTACGAGATGGCGACCCTGTTCCGTGATGTGCTGGGCGTGCGTGACGCGCTCTACCTCGATGGCCGCGTCTCGCGGCTTTACGCGCCCGCGCTGGGCCGCGCCGATCCGGGGCGGCAGATGGGTCCGATCCTCGTGGTGACGGAGCGCTAG
- the rbfA gene encoding 30S ribosome-binding factor RbfA, translated as MARSRFDQGAGPSQRQLRVGELIRRTLSDVLARGEIHDPDLQSMSITVGEVTVSPDLKIATAWVLPLGGKGREKAIAALKRNKGELRRAFSKEMTLKYTPDLRFRIDETFDRMDETRRLFSEETVRRDVEGGGEGSE; from the coding sequence ATGGCACGTTCCCGGTTCGACCAAGGCGCAGGCCCGTCGCAGCGCCAGCTCCGCGTGGGCGAGCTCATCCGGCGCACCCTCTCCGACGTCCTGGCCCGCGGCGAGATCCACGACCCCGACCTGCAATCCATGTCGATCACCGTGGGCGAGGTCACCGTCTCGCCCGATCTCAAGATCGCCACCGCCTGGGTCCTGCCGCTTGGCGGTAAAGGCCGCGAGAAGGCCATCGCCGCGCTCAAGCGCAACAAGGGCGAGCTGCGCCGGGCCTTCTCGAAGGAGATGACGCTGAAATACACGCCCGACCTGCGCTTCCGCATCGACGAGACCTTCGACCGCATGGACGAGACGCGGCGGCTGTTCTCCGAGGAGACGGTGCGCCGCGACGTCGAAGGGGGCGGGGAGGGGTCGGAATGA
- the dapB gene encoding 4-hydroxy-tetrahydrodipicolinate reductase has protein sequence MSDVALPGIVVAGGSGRMGRMLIELIGASDACRLVGVTVAPGHRWAGHDLGEAMGGAPSGVPVTDDPIEVVARAQTVIDFTTPAATVAMSELAAQARAVHVVGTTGLETADIAALERAARHATVIRAGNMSLGVNLLTQLVTRVAAALDADYDIEIVEAHHRHKVDAPSGTALMLGEAAAAGRGVALDAVAERGRDGITGARERGRIGFHAIRGGDIVGEHDVIFAAEGERIVLRHVASDRSVFARGAIKAALWGQGRAPGSYDMLDVLDLR, from the coding sequence ATGTCGGACGTTGCGCTGCCGGGGATCGTGGTCGCGGGCGGCTCGGGCCGCATGGGCCGGATGCTGATCGAGCTGATCGGCGCCTCCGACGCCTGCCGGCTGGTGGGCGTGACGGTGGCGCCGGGGCATCGCTGGGCGGGCCACGACCTGGGCGAGGCAATGGGCGGCGCGCCGAGCGGCGTGCCGGTGACCGACGATCCGATCGAGGTGGTCGCGCGCGCGCAGACGGTGATCGATTTCACCACCCCCGCCGCGACGGTCGCGATGTCGGAGCTGGCCGCGCAGGCCCGCGCTGTCCACGTCGTCGGCACGACCGGGCTCGAGACCGCCGACATCGCCGCGCTGGAGCGCGCGGCCCGCCACGCGACGGTGATCCGCGCGGGAAACATGTCGCTGGGCGTGAACCTGCTCACGCAACTGGTGACCCGGGTCGCCGCCGCGCTCGACGCCGATTACGACATCGAGATCGTCGAGGCGCATCACCGCCACAAGGTCGACGCCCCCTCGGGCACGGCGCTGATGCTGGGCGAGGCGGCGGCGGCGGGACGCGGCGTGGCGCTGGACGCGGTGGCCGAGCGCGGCCGCGACGGGATCACCGGCGCACGGGAGCGGGGCCGCATCGGCTTCCACGCGATCCGCGGCGGCGACATCGTGGGCGAGCATGACGTGATCTTCGCCGCCGAGGGCGAACGCATCGTGCTGCGCCACGTGGCCTCGGACCGCTCGGTCTTCGCCCGCGGCGCGATCAAGGCGGCGCTCTGGGGCCAGGGGCGCGCGCCGGGCAGCTACGACATGCTGGACGTGCTCGACCTGCGCTGA
- a CDS encoding dihydrodipicolinate reductase, which translates to MRLILALLLLLPAPALAFERVTDRAAFLSLVEGKRLTGDGVSLQVGRDGSIAGRGFGFRVSGGWDWREGYFCRTLDTVIRDFPLNCQLVAVRGDTVRFVADRGAGDVADLRIR; encoded by the coding sequence ATGCGGCTGATCCTCGCCCTCCTCCTCCTGCTGCCGGCGCCCGCGCTGGCCTTCGAACGCGTGACCGACCGCGCGGCCTTCCTGAGCCTCGTCGAGGGCAAGCGGCTGACCGGCGACGGCGTTTCGCTGCAGGTCGGGCGCGACGGCTCGATTGCCGGCCGGGGCTTCGGGTTCCGGGTCTCGGGCGGATGGGACTGGCGCGAGGGCTATTTCTGCCGGACGCTCGACACGGTGATCCGGGACTTCCCGCTGAATTGCCAGCTGGTGGCCGTGCGCGGCGACACGGTGCGCTTCGTCGCCGACCGCGGCGCGGGCGACGTGGCGGATCTGCGGATCCGGTGA
- a CDS encoding DUF1674 domain-containing protein gives MADRMTVDPDAIPQPDPDAPACPTGNRTRGPEIVPLDPAAEAARRAALPEIARRALEEADARKREVLDLPPELGGRDGPEPVRYGDWENKGIAIDF, from the coding sequence ATGGCAGACCGCATGACCGTCGATCCCGATGCGATCCCGCAGCCGGATCCCGACGCGCCCGCCTGCCCGACCGGCAACCGCACCCGCGGCCCCGAGATCGTGCCGCTCGACCCGGCGGCCGAAGCCGCGCGCCGCGCCGCCCTGCCCGAGATCGCGCGCCGCGCGCTGGAGGAGGCCGATGCCCGCAAGCGCGAGGTGCTCGACCTGCCGCCCGAGCTGGGCGGTCGCGACGGGCCCGAGCCGGTGCGCTACGGCGATTGGGAAAACAAGGGCATCGCGATCGACTTCTGA
- a CDS encoding RsmB/NOP family class I SAM-dependent RNA methyltransferase, which produces MAETRDSLSARKGALRLMAHVLRDGRMLGDGASGLDGPDAARALRLAGLALRHMGRADAMLKAAMDRQPAARIRDILRLALAEIHADGAAPHGVVNDAVALARMSPKTAKQAGLVNAVLRKLAEDRAGWEALPPPSLPPWLRAPLHKAWGGARLAAIEAAHVAGAPLDLTPKPGVTVEGAEVLPTGSLRLPGGQVSALPGYAEGDWWVQDAAAAIPVRLLGDVAGLRVLDLCAAPGGKTMQLAAAGAQVTALDLSEGRLRRLRANLERTGLAAEIVVADALDWTPEEPFDAVLLDAPCTATGTIRRHPDLPHLRAARDVETLTRLQYKLIDRALGFVRPGGRLVFCTCSLLPVEGEHQVSAALKRHPGLVAHAPDPVALGLPAEAASDHGLRLLPDLWPERGGMDGFYMAVLTVPEAGA; this is translated from the coding sequence ATGGCCGAGACCCGCGACAGCCTGTCCGCCCGAAAGGGCGCGCTCCGCCTGATGGCGCATGTGCTGCGCGACGGGCGCATGCTGGGCGACGGCGCCTCGGGGCTGGACGGGCCCGACGCGGCGCGGGCGCTGCGGCTGGCGGGGCTGGCGCTGCGGCATATGGGCCGCGCCGACGCGATGCTGAAGGCGGCGATGGACCGTCAGCCCGCCGCGCGCATCCGCGACATCCTGCGGCTGGCCCTGGCCGAGATCCACGCCGACGGCGCCGCGCCGCACGGCGTGGTCAACGACGCCGTTGCGCTGGCCCGGATGTCGCCCAAGACCGCCAAACAGGCCGGGCTGGTCAATGCCGTGCTGCGCAAGCTGGCCGAGGACCGCGCCGGCTGGGAGGCGCTGCCGCCGCCGAGCCTGCCGCCCTGGCTGCGCGCGCCGCTTCACAAGGCCTGGGGCGGGGCCCGGCTGGCCGCGATCGAAGCCGCGCATGTCGCGGGCGCGCCGCTGGACCTGACCCCGAAGCCGGGCGTGACGGTGGAGGGTGCGGAGGTTCTGCCGACCGGCTCGCTGCGGCTGCCGGGCGGGCAGGTCTCGGCCCTGCCGGGCTATGCCGAGGGCGACTGGTGGGTGCAGGACGCGGCCGCCGCGATCCCCGTGCGCCTGCTGGGCGACGTGGCGGGGCTGCGGGTGCTGGACCTCTGCGCGGCGCCGGGGGGCAAGACGATGCAGCTGGCCGCCGCGGGCGCGCAGGTGACGGCGCTGGACCTGTCGGAGGGGCGATTGCGCCGGTTGCGCGCCAACCTGGAGCGCACCGGGCTCGCGGCTGAGATCGTCGTGGCGGACGCGCTGGACTGGACGCCCGAGGAGCCCTTCGACGCGGTGCTGCTCGACGCGCCCTGCACCGCGACGGGCACGATCCGCCGCCATCCCGACCTGCCGCATCTGCGCGCGGCGCGCGACGTCGAGACGCTGACCCGGCTGCAATACAAGCTGATCGACCGGGCGCTGGGCTTCGTGCGCCCCGGCGGGCGGCTGGTCTTCTGCACCTGCTCGCTGCTGCCGGTGGAGGGCGAGCACCAGGTGAGCGCCGCGCTGAAGCGCCATCCGGGGCTGGTGGCGCACGCACCCGACCCGGTGGCGCTGGGCCTGCCGGCGGAGGCCGCGTCGGATCACGGGCTGCGGCTCCTGCCCGATCTCTGGCCCGAGCGGGGCGGGATGGACGGCTTCTACATGGCGGTTCTGACGGTTCCCGAAGCGGGCGCGTGA
- a CDS encoding heparinase II/III family protein has protein sequence MGSQDRLRDRWKTRLRVARARPPRGQRALVWQPEPRGAGSARRGQQILSGTWHLAGQLVEARDASPWALDAPSTPFEMQLHGQGWLDDVMALGTADATGAVRAWVLDWVRRYGAGRGPGWTPALAGRRLLRWISHAPLLLQGMPARDQAALFDAMYRHAVLLRRDWGTAPAGLPRMEALIGLLYAGLTLEGLGDLGPRATAALAAAMAEDVSADGGIASRNPEALLEVATLLGWAIGALAATGEAPEALGAAQARIVPTLRALRHADGGLARFHGGGRGLPGRLDRVLVESGVRGRNESGLAMGYVPVSHGRTTVVIDATPPPAGLVSGSAHASTLAFEMTSGAGPVIVNCGPGGAFGPDWHRAGRATASHSTLAIEGWSSSRIGPILIHDGRRIAPLVQTPARVQWQRSGSRSATTVVLSQDGYVGSHGLTHLRRLVLSADGRKLEGEDALRAVSARDKERFEDAQSEAKLQGIPFQLRFHLHPDTLAEIDMGGRAVSLTLGSGEVWVFRPGGAGRLSLEPSVHLEPGRLKPRAAQQVVLSDRVVKYAATIDWSLTRAQEATDLPPTPAEGLF, from the coding sequence ATGGGATCGCAGGACCGCCTCCGCGACCGCTGGAAGACGCGCCTGCGCGTGGCCCGCGCCCGTCCGCCCCGCGGCCAGCGCGCGCTGGTCTGGCAGCCCGAGCCGCGCGGCGCGGGATCGGCCCGGCGCGGTCAGCAGATCCTGTCGGGCACCTGGCACCTGGCGGGGCAGCTGGTCGAGGCGCGGGACGCCTCGCCTTGGGCGCTGGACGCGCCGTCGACCCCCTTCGAGATGCAGCTGCACGGCCAGGGCTGGCTGGACGACGTGATGGCGCTGGGCACCGCCGACGCGACGGGCGCGGTGCGGGCCTGGGTGCTGGACTGGGTGCGCCGCTACGGCGCGGGCCGGGGGCCGGGCTGGACGCCCGCGCTGGCCGGCCGGCGGCTGCTGCGCTGGATCAGCCACGCGCCGCTCCTGCTGCAGGGGATGCCGGCGCGCGACCAGGCGGCGCTGTTCGACGCGATGTATCGCCACGCGGTGCTGCTGCGCCGCGACTGGGGAACCGCGCCCGCGGGCCTGCCGCGGATGGAGGCGCTGATCGGGCTGCTCTATGCCGGGCTGACGCTGGAGGGTCTGGGCGATCTGGGCCCGCGCGCGACGGCGGCGCTGGCCGCGGCGATGGCCGAGGATGTGAGCGCGGATGGCGGCATCGCTTCGCGCAATCCCGAGGCGCTGCTGGAGGTGGCGACGCTCCTGGGCTGGGCGATCGGGGCGCTGGCGGCGACGGGCGAAGCACCCGAGGCGCTGGGCGCGGCCCAGGCGCGGATCGTGCCGACGCTGCGCGCGCTGCGCCATGCCGATGGCGGGCTGGCGCGGTTTCATGGCGGCGGGCGCGGCCTGCCGGGGCGGCTGGACCGGGTGCTGGTCGAATCGGGCGTGCGCGGGCGCAACGAAAGCGGGCTGGCCATGGGCTACGTCCCGGTGAGTCACGGGCGCACGACGGTGGTGATCGACGCGACCCCGCCGCCCGCGGGGCTGGTCAGCGGCTCGGCCCATGCCTCGACGCTGGCCTTCGAGATGACCTCGGGCGCGGGCCCGGTGATCGTCAATTGCGGGCCGGGCGGGGCGTTCGGCCCCGACTGGCACCGCGCCGGGCGTGCCACGGCCAGCCATTCCACGCTGGCGATCGAGGGCTGGTCGTCCTCGCGGATCGGGCCGATCCTGATCCATGACGGCCGGCGGATCGCGCCGCTGGTGCAGACCCCCGCCCGCGTGCAGTGGCAGCGCAGCGGCTCGCGCTCGGCGACGACGGTGGTGCTGTCGCAGGACGGCTATGTGGGCAGCCACGGGCTGACCCATCTGCGCCGGCTGGTGCTGTCGGCGGACGGGCGCAAGCTGGAGGGCGAGGACGCGCTGCGCGCCGTGTCGGCCCGCGACAAGGAACGCTTCGAGGACGCGCAGAGCGAGGCCAAGCTGCAGGGCATCCCGTTCCAACTGCGCTTCCATTTGCATCCCGACACGCTGGCCGAGATCGACATGGGCGGGCGCGCCGTGTCGCTGACGCTGGGATCGGGCGAGGTCTGGGTGTTCCGGCCCGGCGGCGCGGGCCGGCTGAGCCTGGAGCCGTCGGTCCATCTGGAGCCCGGGCGCCTGAAGCCGCGCGCGGCGCAACAGGTGGTTTTATCCGACCGCGTTGTGAAATATGCCGCCACCATCGACTGGAGCCTGACGCGCGCGCAGGAGGCGACCGATCTGCCGCCCACCCCCGCCGAAGGCCTCTTCTGA